In one window of Syngnathus typhle isolate RoL2023-S1 ecotype Sweden linkage group LG7, RoL_Styp_1.0, whole genome shotgun sequence DNA:
- the ano5a gene encoding anoctamin-5 isoform X4, translated as MNRGRSGVDNLIEMSPTDSYHDDINGYHGGPGSRHRESAIERQQQSKDSVFFRDGVRRIDFVLAYTEENASKQGRKRELFEANLQKAGLQLETEHKSESEDGNTYFVKIHAPWEVLATYADVLKIKVPFKASDIPKKKTIKCLADSFRLPDHIMNPEPDYFTATFNKDKSDFFLIEDRETFFNPSTRNRIVYYILSRCLYVDNESIDKDKKGIKRLLNNGTYTAAFPLHDCRYWTRSKDASCESERYSLYQYWAKLSCFFKEQPLDLIRKYYGERIGLYFAWLGFYTEMLFVAAIVGTLCFVYGLSTYKDNQWSKEICSEEIGGNIIMCPLCDKKCSYWKLNITCNASWQSNLFDNGGTLVFAVFMGIWVTLFLELWKRRQARLAYEWDLVDFEEEQQRLQMRPEYESKCTSRKLNPVTQETEFVLERTATDLVGKLFLCWVTVLFWISLTISCIIGVIAYRLAVYAAFASFMKENAHLNKMGSAITPQLATSVTGSCINFVTIVILNVMYERVAIWITELEIPKTHVEYENKLTVKMFLFQFVNYYSSCFYVAFFKGKFIGYPGGYSYMFGQTTKLRNEECDPGGCLIELTTQLVIVMTGRQVWGNIQESLVPWLMNWWRGRKNRCQPESLYTRWEQDYNLLMFGQLELFYEYLEMVIQFGFITLFVASFPLAPLLALFNNIIEVRVDAWKLTTQFRRPVASKTHSIGAWEEILSGVAILSVVTNAFIVAYTSEMIPRLVYMYAYEPGFTMKGYINNSLSVFKIEDMPLDSRPEDDEIPPWFNSSITTCRYPDYRYPPGHVDQYTLTLQYWHIFAAKLLFIIVMEHVVFFVKFFLAWMIPDVPADVKDRIKRERYLVQEYLHKYEVEKLANRIGANLDDCTCDEMDDSALPRHQGFSENHYHREDGSHSAKRYGGDV; from the exons aTGATATAAATGGCTACCACGGCGGCCCAGGATCTCGACATCGAGAATCAGCG ATCGAGAGACAGCAGCAGAGCAAAGACTCTGTGTTCTTCCGCGATGGAGTGCGCAGGATTGATTTCGTCCTGGCCTACACTGAGGAAAATGCGAGCAAACAG ggaagaaaaagagAGCTCTTCGAGGCCAACCTACAGAAAGCCGGCTTGCAGCTGGAGACGGAACATAAATCT GAATCCGAAGATGGAAATACCTATTTTGTGAAGATCCACGCTCCGTGGGAAGTGTTGGCCACCTACGCAGATGTGCTGAAGATCAAGGTCCCCTTCAAGGCTAGTGACATACCAAAGAAAAAGACCATCAAATGCCTGGCCGACTCTTTTCGTCTTCCGGATCACATCATGAATCCCGAACCGGATTATTTCACCGCTACCTTCAACAAGGATAAATCTGACTTTTTCCTCATCGAGGACAGAGAGACGTTTTTTAACCCTTCCACTCGCAACAGGATA GTCTACTATATCCTCTCCCGATGTCTATATGTGGACAATGAAAGCATAGATAAAGACAAAAAGGGAATCAAGAGGTTGCTCAACAACGGAACCTACACAGCCGCGTTTCCTCTGCACGAT TGCAGATACTGGACAAGATCTAAAGATGCTAGTTGTGAAAGTGAAAGATACAGTCTCTACCAATACTGGGCCAAACTCTCGTGTTTCTTCAAAGAGCAACCCCTCGACCTCATACG CAAGTATTACGGGGAGAGGATTGGACTATATTTTGCCTGGCTTGGCTTCTACACTGAGATGTTGTTTGTTGCCGCCATCGTAGGAACACTTTGTTTTGTGTACGGATTGTCCACATACAAAGATAATCAGTGGAG TAAGGAAATCTGCAGTGAAGAAATCGGAGGCAATATTATCATGTGTCCGCTCTGTGACAAGAAATGTAGCTACTGGAAACTCAACATAACATGCAACGCTTCATGG caaTCAAATCTATTTGACAACGGGGGAACTTTGGTGTTTGCTGTTTTCATGGGGATTTGGG TCACATTATTCCTGGAGCTCTGGAAGAGGCGTCAGGCCCGTCTGGCGTACGAGTGGGATCTGGTGGACTTTGAGGAGGAGCAACAACGACTGCAGATGCGGCCCGAGTACGAGAGCAAATGCACCAGCCGCAAGCTGAATCCCGTCACTCAG GAAACAGAGTTTGTTCTCGAGAGGACTGCAACTGACCTAGTGGGGAAATTATTTCTTTGCTGGGTCACCGTGTTATTCTGG ATCTCTCTGACTATTTCATGCATCATTGGTGTGATCGCCTACCGCCTGGCGGTATACGCCGCCTTCGCCAGCTTCATGAAGGAAAACGCTCACCTGAACAAGATGGGCTCGGCTATCACCCCGCAGCTGGCCACGTCTGTCACGGGCTCCTGCATCAACTTTGTCACCATCGTCATCCTAAACGTCATGTATGAACGAGTGGCTATTTGGATAACTGAGCTCG AAATTCCCAAGACCCACGTGGAATATGAAAACAAGCTGACAGTCAAGATGTTCCTTTTCCAATTTGTCAACTATTATTCCTCCTGCTTCTACGTGGCTTTCTTTAAGGGCAAATTCATCGGCTATCCTGGAGGTTATTCATACATGTTTGGCCAGACGACCAAACTCAGGAACGAAGAG TGTGACCCCGGCGGCTGTTTGATTGAGTTAACTACCCAGCTGGTTATCGTGATGACTGGTAGGCAAGTGTGGGGCAACATCCAGGAGTCTCTGGTCCC GTGGTTAATGAACTGGTGGCGCGGCAGAAAAAATCGTTGCCAACCGGAGAGTCTGTACACCCGCTGGGAGCAAGACTACAACTTGCTGATGTTTGGGCAGCTGGAACTCTTCTACGAGTATCTGGAAATGG TGATCCAGTTTGGTTTCATCACTCTGTTTGTGGCCTCCTTCCCATTGGCTCCCCTGCTGGCACTCTTCAACAACATCATTGAGGTTCGAGTCGATGCCTGGAAACTCACCACTCAGTTCAGACGTCCTGTGGCATCCAAAACTCACAGCATCGGCGCCTGGGAGGAAATCCTGAGTGGGGTCGCTATCCTTTCTGTTGTTACCAAT GCATTCATTGTGGCCTACACGTCTGAAATGATCCCCCGACTGGTGTATATGTATGCTTACGAGCCAGGATTTACGATGAAAGGCTACATCAACAACAGCCTGTCTGTGTTCAAAATTGAAGACATGCCACTGGACAGCAGGCCAGAAGACGACGAGATTCCGCCCTGGTTTAACAGCTCCATTACAacctgcag GTACCCTGACTACCGCTACCCTCCTGGCCATGTGGATCAGTACACCCTCACATTGCAGTATTGGCATATTTTTGCTGCCAAGCTGCTCTTCATTATCGTCATGGAG CACGtcgttttttttgtcaagttcTTTTTGGCTTGGATGATTCCTGACGTTCCGGCCGACGTGAAGGATCGCATAAAGAGAGAGCGCTACCTGGTCCAAGAGTACTTGCACAAGTACGAAGTGGAGAAGCTGGCGAACCGAATCGGCGCAAACCTGGACGATTGTACCTGTGATGAAATGGATGATTCAGCTTTGCCTAGGCATCAGGGATTTTCTGAGAATCATTATCACAGAGAAGATGGTTCTCATTCAGCAAAACGTTATGGCGGCGATgtgtag
- the ano5a gene encoding anoctamin-5 isoform X5, producing MATTAAQDLDIENQRSGKSGRCSSSFVRGYGMIERQQQSKDSVFFRDGVRRIDFVLAYTEENASKQGRKRELFEANLQKAGLQLETEHKSESEDGNTYFVKIHAPWEVLATYADVLKIKVPFKASDIPKKKTIKCLADSFRLPDHIMNPEPDYFTATFNKDKSDFFLIEDRETFFNPSTRNRIVYYILSRCLYVDNESIDKDKKGIKRLLNNGTYTAAFPLHDCRYWTRSKDASCESERYSLYQYWAKLSCFFKEQPLDLIRKYYGERIGLYFAWLGFYTEMLFVAAIVGTLCFVYGLSTYKDNQWSKEICSEEIGGNIIMCPLCDKKCSYWKLNITCNASWQSNLFDNGGTLVFAVFMGIWVTLFLELWKRRQARLAYEWDLVDFEEEQQRLQMRPEYESKCTSRKLNPVTQETEFVLERTATDLVGKLFLCWVTVLFWISLTISCIIGVIAYRLAVYAAFASFMKENAHLNKMGSAITPQLATSVTGSCINFVTIVILNVMYERVAIWITELEIPKTHVEYENKLTVKMFLFQFVNYYSSCFYVAFFKGKFIGYPGGYSYMFGQTTKLRNEECDPGGCLIELTTQLVIVMTGRQVWGNIQESLVPWLMNWWRGRKNRCQPESLYTRWEQDYNLLMFGQLELFYEYLEMVIQFGFITLFVASFPLAPLLALFNNIIEVRVDAWKLTTQFRRPVASKTHSIGAWEEILSGVAILSVVTNAFIVAYTSEMIPRLVYMYAYEPGFTMKGYINNSLSVFKIEDMPLDSRPEDDEIPPWFNSSITTCRYPDYRYPPGHVDQYTLTLQYWHIFAAKLLFIIVMEHVVFFVKFFLAWMIPDVPADVKDRIKRERYLVQEYLHKYEVEKLANRIGANLDDCTCDEMDDSALPRHQGFSENHYHREDGSHSAKRYGGDV from the exons ATGGCTACCACGGCGGCCCAGGATCTCGACATCGAGAATCAGCG TTCTGGAAAAAGCGGGCGCTGTTCTTCAAGTTTCGTTCGAGGGTATGGCATG ATCGAGAGACAGCAGCAGAGCAAAGACTCTGTGTTCTTCCGCGATGGAGTGCGCAGGATTGATTTCGTCCTGGCCTACACTGAGGAAAATGCGAGCAAACAG ggaagaaaaagagAGCTCTTCGAGGCCAACCTACAGAAAGCCGGCTTGCAGCTGGAGACGGAACATAAATCT GAATCCGAAGATGGAAATACCTATTTTGTGAAGATCCACGCTCCGTGGGAAGTGTTGGCCACCTACGCAGATGTGCTGAAGATCAAGGTCCCCTTCAAGGCTAGTGACATACCAAAGAAAAAGACCATCAAATGCCTGGCCGACTCTTTTCGTCTTCCGGATCACATCATGAATCCCGAACCGGATTATTTCACCGCTACCTTCAACAAGGATAAATCTGACTTTTTCCTCATCGAGGACAGAGAGACGTTTTTTAACCCTTCCACTCGCAACAGGATA GTCTACTATATCCTCTCCCGATGTCTATATGTGGACAATGAAAGCATAGATAAAGACAAAAAGGGAATCAAGAGGTTGCTCAACAACGGAACCTACACAGCCGCGTTTCCTCTGCACGAT TGCAGATACTGGACAAGATCTAAAGATGCTAGTTGTGAAAGTGAAAGATACAGTCTCTACCAATACTGGGCCAAACTCTCGTGTTTCTTCAAAGAGCAACCCCTCGACCTCATACG CAAGTATTACGGGGAGAGGATTGGACTATATTTTGCCTGGCTTGGCTTCTACACTGAGATGTTGTTTGTTGCCGCCATCGTAGGAACACTTTGTTTTGTGTACGGATTGTCCACATACAAAGATAATCAGTGGAG TAAGGAAATCTGCAGTGAAGAAATCGGAGGCAATATTATCATGTGTCCGCTCTGTGACAAGAAATGTAGCTACTGGAAACTCAACATAACATGCAACGCTTCATGG caaTCAAATCTATTTGACAACGGGGGAACTTTGGTGTTTGCTGTTTTCATGGGGATTTGGG TCACATTATTCCTGGAGCTCTGGAAGAGGCGTCAGGCCCGTCTGGCGTACGAGTGGGATCTGGTGGACTTTGAGGAGGAGCAACAACGACTGCAGATGCGGCCCGAGTACGAGAGCAAATGCACCAGCCGCAAGCTGAATCCCGTCACTCAG GAAACAGAGTTTGTTCTCGAGAGGACTGCAACTGACCTAGTGGGGAAATTATTTCTTTGCTGGGTCACCGTGTTATTCTGG ATCTCTCTGACTATTTCATGCATCATTGGTGTGATCGCCTACCGCCTGGCGGTATACGCCGCCTTCGCCAGCTTCATGAAGGAAAACGCTCACCTGAACAAGATGGGCTCGGCTATCACCCCGCAGCTGGCCACGTCTGTCACGGGCTCCTGCATCAACTTTGTCACCATCGTCATCCTAAACGTCATGTATGAACGAGTGGCTATTTGGATAACTGAGCTCG AAATTCCCAAGACCCACGTGGAATATGAAAACAAGCTGACAGTCAAGATGTTCCTTTTCCAATTTGTCAACTATTATTCCTCCTGCTTCTACGTGGCTTTCTTTAAGGGCAAATTCATCGGCTATCCTGGAGGTTATTCATACATGTTTGGCCAGACGACCAAACTCAGGAACGAAGAG TGTGACCCCGGCGGCTGTTTGATTGAGTTAACTACCCAGCTGGTTATCGTGATGACTGGTAGGCAAGTGTGGGGCAACATCCAGGAGTCTCTGGTCCC GTGGTTAATGAACTGGTGGCGCGGCAGAAAAAATCGTTGCCAACCGGAGAGTCTGTACACCCGCTGGGAGCAAGACTACAACTTGCTGATGTTTGGGCAGCTGGAACTCTTCTACGAGTATCTGGAAATGG TGATCCAGTTTGGTTTCATCACTCTGTTTGTGGCCTCCTTCCCATTGGCTCCCCTGCTGGCACTCTTCAACAACATCATTGAGGTTCGAGTCGATGCCTGGAAACTCACCACTCAGTTCAGACGTCCTGTGGCATCCAAAACTCACAGCATCGGCGCCTGGGAGGAAATCCTGAGTGGGGTCGCTATCCTTTCTGTTGTTACCAAT GCATTCATTGTGGCCTACACGTCTGAAATGATCCCCCGACTGGTGTATATGTATGCTTACGAGCCAGGATTTACGATGAAAGGCTACATCAACAACAGCCTGTCTGTGTTCAAAATTGAAGACATGCCACTGGACAGCAGGCCAGAAGACGACGAGATTCCGCCCTGGTTTAACAGCTCCATTACAacctgcag GTACCCTGACTACCGCTACCCTCCTGGCCATGTGGATCAGTACACCCTCACATTGCAGTATTGGCATATTTTTGCTGCCAAGCTGCTCTTCATTATCGTCATGGAG CACGtcgttttttttgtcaagttcTTTTTGGCTTGGATGATTCCTGACGTTCCGGCCGACGTGAAGGATCGCATAAAGAGAGAGCGCTACCTGGTCCAAGAGTACTTGCACAAGTACGAAGTGGAGAAGCTGGCGAACCGAATCGGCGCAAACCTGGACGATTGTACCTGTGATGAAATGGATGATTCAGCTTTGCCTAGGCATCAGGGATTTTCTGAGAATCATTATCACAGAGAAGATGGTTCTCATTCAGCAAAACGTTATGGCGGCGATgtgtag
- the ano5a gene encoding anoctamin-5 isoform X7: MIERQQQSKDSVFFRDGVRRIDFVLAYTEENASKQGRKRELFEANLQKAGLQLETEHKSESEDGNTYFVKIHAPWEVLATYADVLKIKVPFKASDIPKKKTIKCLADSFRLPDHIMNPEPDYFTATFNKDKSDFFLIEDRETFFNPSTRNRIVYYILSRCLYVDNESIDKDKKGIKRLLNNGTYTAAFPLHDCRYWTRSKDASCESERYSLYQYWAKLSCFFKEQPLDLIRKYYGERIGLYFAWLGFYTEMLFVAAIVGTLCFVYGLSTYKDNQWSKEICSEEIGGNIIMCPLCDKKCSYWKLNITCNASWQSNLFDNGGTLVFAVFMGIWVTLFLELWKRRQARLAYEWDLVDFEEEQQRLQMRPEYESKCTSRKLNPVTQETEFVLERTATDLVGKLFLCWVTVLFWISLTISCIIGVIAYRLAVYAAFASFMKENAHLNKMGSAITPQLATSVTGSCINFVTIVILNVMYERVAIWITELEIPKTHVEYENKLTVKMFLFQFVNYYSSCFYVAFFKGKFIGYPGGYSYMFGQTTKLRNEECDPGGCLIELTTQLVIVMTGRQVWGNIQESLVPWLMNWWRGRKNRCQPESLYTRWEQDYNLLMFGQLELFYEYLEMVIQFGFITLFVASFPLAPLLALFNNIIEVRVDAWKLTTQFRRPVASKTHSIGAWEEILSGVAILSVVTNAFIVAYTSEMIPRLVYMYAYEPGFTMKGYINNSLSVFKIEDMPLDSRPEDDEIPPWFNSSITTCRYPDYRYPPGHVDQYTLTLQYWHIFAAKLLFIIVMEHVVFFVKFFLAWMIPDVPADVKDRIKRERYLVQEYLHKYEVEKLANRIGANLDDCTCDEMDDSALPRHQGFSENHYHREDGSHSAKRYGGDV; this comes from the exons ATG ATCGAGAGACAGCAGCAGAGCAAAGACTCTGTGTTCTTCCGCGATGGAGTGCGCAGGATTGATTTCGTCCTGGCCTACACTGAGGAAAATGCGAGCAAACAG ggaagaaaaagagAGCTCTTCGAGGCCAACCTACAGAAAGCCGGCTTGCAGCTGGAGACGGAACATAAATCT GAATCCGAAGATGGAAATACCTATTTTGTGAAGATCCACGCTCCGTGGGAAGTGTTGGCCACCTACGCAGATGTGCTGAAGATCAAGGTCCCCTTCAAGGCTAGTGACATACCAAAGAAAAAGACCATCAAATGCCTGGCCGACTCTTTTCGTCTTCCGGATCACATCATGAATCCCGAACCGGATTATTTCACCGCTACCTTCAACAAGGATAAATCTGACTTTTTCCTCATCGAGGACAGAGAGACGTTTTTTAACCCTTCCACTCGCAACAGGATA GTCTACTATATCCTCTCCCGATGTCTATATGTGGACAATGAAAGCATAGATAAAGACAAAAAGGGAATCAAGAGGTTGCTCAACAACGGAACCTACACAGCCGCGTTTCCTCTGCACGAT TGCAGATACTGGACAAGATCTAAAGATGCTAGTTGTGAAAGTGAAAGATACAGTCTCTACCAATACTGGGCCAAACTCTCGTGTTTCTTCAAAGAGCAACCCCTCGACCTCATACG CAAGTATTACGGGGAGAGGATTGGACTATATTTTGCCTGGCTTGGCTTCTACACTGAGATGTTGTTTGTTGCCGCCATCGTAGGAACACTTTGTTTTGTGTACGGATTGTCCACATACAAAGATAATCAGTGGAG TAAGGAAATCTGCAGTGAAGAAATCGGAGGCAATATTATCATGTGTCCGCTCTGTGACAAGAAATGTAGCTACTGGAAACTCAACATAACATGCAACGCTTCATGG caaTCAAATCTATTTGACAACGGGGGAACTTTGGTGTTTGCTGTTTTCATGGGGATTTGGG TCACATTATTCCTGGAGCTCTGGAAGAGGCGTCAGGCCCGTCTGGCGTACGAGTGGGATCTGGTGGACTTTGAGGAGGAGCAACAACGACTGCAGATGCGGCCCGAGTACGAGAGCAAATGCACCAGCCGCAAGCTGAATCCCGTCACTCAG GAAACAGAGTTTGTTCTCGAGAGGACTGCAACTGACCTAGTGGGGAAATTATTTCTTTGCTGGGTCACCGTGTTATTCTGG ATCTCTCTGACTATTTCATGCATCATTGGTGTGATCGCCTACCGCCTGGCGGTATACGCCGCCTTCGCCAGCTTCATGAAGGAAAACGCTCACCTGAACAAGATGGGCTCGGCTATCACCCCGCAGCTGGCCACGTCTGTCACGGGCTCCTGCATCAACTTTGTCACCATCGTCATCCTAAACGTCATGTATGAACGAGTGGCTATTTGGATAACTGAGCTCG AAATTCCCAAGACCCACGTGGAATATGAAAACAAGCTGACAGTCAAGATGTTCCTTTTCCAATTTGTCAACTATTATTCCTCCTGCTTCTACGTGGCTTTCTTTAAGGGCAAATTCATCGGCTATCCTGGAGGTTATTCATACATGTTTGGCCAGACGACCAAACTCAGGAACGAAGAG TGTGACCCCGGCGGCTGTTTGATTGAGTTAACTACCCAGCTGGTTATCGTGATGACTGGTAGGCAAGTGTGGGGCAACATCCAGGAGTCTCTGGTCCC GTGGTTAATGAACTGGTGGCGCGGCAGAAAAAATCGTTGCCAACCGGAGAGTCTGTACACCCGCTGGGAGCAAGACTACAACTTGCTGATGTTTGGGCAGCTGGAACTCTTCTACGAGTATCTGGAAATGG TGATCCAGTTTGGTTTCATCACTCTGTTTGTGGCCTCCTTCCCATTGGCTCCCCTGCTGGCACTCTTCAACAACATCATTGAGGTTCGAGTCGATGCCTGGAAACTCACCACTCAGTTCAGACGTCCTGTGGCATCCAAAACTCACAGCATCGGCGCCTGGGAGGAAATCCTGAGTGGGGTCGCTATCCTTTCTGTTGTTACCAAT GCATTCATTGTGGCCTACACGTCTGAAATGATCCCCCGACTGGTGTATATGTATGCTTACGAGCCAGGATTTACGATGAAAGGCTACATCAACAACAGCCTGTCTGTGTTCAAAATTGAAGACATGCCACTGGACAGCAGGCCAGAAGACGACGAGATTCCGCCCTGGTTTAACAGCTCCATTACAacctgcag GTACCCTGACTACCGCTACCCTCCTGGCCATGTGGATCAGTACACCCTCACATTGCAGTATTGGCATATTTTTGCTGCCAAGCTGCTCTTCATTATCGTCATGGAG CACGtcgttttttttgtcaagttcTTTTTGGCTTGGATGATTCCTGACGTTCCGGCCGACGTGAAGGATCGCATAAAGAGAGAGCGCTACCTGGTCCAAGAGTACTTGCACAAGTACGAAGTGGAGAAGCTGGCGAACCGAATCGGCGCAAACCTGGACGATTGTACCTGTGATGAAATGGATGATTCAGCTTTGCCTAGGCATCAGGGATTTTCTGAGAATCATTATCACAGAGAAGATGGTTCTCATTCAGCAAAACGTTATGGCGGCGATgtgtag
- the ano5a gene encoding anoctamin-5 isoform X6: MHQNHKGRRDMEIERQQQSKDSVFFRDGVRRIDFVLAYTEENASKQGRKRELFEANLQKAGLQLETEHKSESEDGNTYFVKIHAPWEVLATYADVLKIKVPFKASDIPKKKTIKCLADSFRLPDHIMNPEPDYFTATFNKDKSDFFLIEDRETFFNPSTRNRIVYYILSRCLYVDNESIDKDKKGIKRLLNNGTYTAAFPLHDCRYWTRSKDASCESERYSLYQYWAKLSCFFKEQPLDLIRKYYGERIGLYFAWLGFYTEMLFVAAIVGTLCFVYGLSTYKDNQWSKEICSEEIGGNIIMCPLCDKKCSYWKLNITCNASWQSNLFDNGGTLVFAVFMGIWVTLFLELWKRRQARLAYEWDLVDFEEEQQRLQMRPEYESKCTSRKLNPVTQETEFVLERTATDLVGKLFLCWVTVLFWISLTISCIIGVIAYRLAVYAAFASFMKENAHLNKMGSAITPQLATSVTGSCINFVTIVILNVMYERVAIWITELEIPKTHVEYENKLTVKMFLFQFVNYYSSCFYVAFFKGKFIGYPGGYSYMFGQTTKLRNEECDPGGCLIELTTQLVIVMTGRQVWGNIQESLVPWLMNWWRGRKNRCQPESLYTRWEQDYNLLMFGQLELFYEYLEMVIQFGFITLFVASFPLAPLLALFNNIIEVRVDAWKLTTQFRRPVASKTHSIGAWEEILSGVAILSVVTNAFIVAYTSEMIPRLVYMYAYEPGFTMKGYINNSLSVFKIEDMPLDSRPEDDEIPPWFNSSITTCRYPDYRYPPGHVDQYTLTLQYWHIFAAKLLFIIVMEHVVFFVKFFLAWMIPDVPADVKDRIKRERYLVQEYLHKYEVEKLANRIGANLDDCTCDEMDDSALPRHQGFSENHYHREDGSHSAKRYGGDV, encoded by the exons ATGCATCAGAACCATAAAGGGAGGAGGGACATGGAG ATCGAGAGACAGCAGCAGAGCAAAGACTCTGTGTTCTTCCGCGATGGAGTGCGCAGGATTGATTTCGTCCTGGCCTACACTGAGGAAAATGCGAGCAAACAG ggaagaaaaagagAGCTCTTCGAGGCCAACCTACAGAAAGCCGGCTTGCAGCTGGAGACGGAACATAAATCT GAATCCGAAGATGGAAATACCTATTTTGTGAAGATCCACGCTCCGTGGGAAGTGTTGGCCACCTACGCAGATGTGCTGAAGATCAAGGTCCCCTTCAAGGCTAGTGACATACCAAAGAAAAAGACCATCAAATGCCTGGCCGACTCTTTTCGTCTTCCGGATCACATCATGAATCCCGAACCGGATTATTTCACCGCTACCTTCAACAAGGATAAATCTGACTTTTTCCTCATCGAGGACAGAGAGACGTTTTTTAACCCTTCCACTCGCAACAGGATA GTCTACTATATCCTCTCCCGATGTCTATATGTGGACAATGAAAGCATAGATAAAGACAAAAAGGGAATCAAGAGGTTGCTCAACAACGGAACCTACACAGCCGCGTTTCCTCTGCACGAT TGCAGATACTGGACAAGATCTAAAGATGCTAGTTGTGAAAGTGAAAGATACAGTCTCTACCAATACTGGGCCAAACTCTCGTGTTTCTTCAAAGAGCAACCCCTCGACCTCATACG CAAGTATTACGGGGAGAGGATTGGACTATATTTTGCCTGGCTTGGCTTCTACACTGAGATGTTGTTTGTTGCCGCCATCGTAGGAACACTTTGTTTTGTGTACGGATTGTCCACATACAAAGATAATCAGTGGAG TAAGGAAATCTGCAGTGAAGAAATCGGAGGCAATATTATCATGTGTCCGCTCTGTGACAAGAAATGTAGCTACTGGAAACTCAACATAACATGCAACGCTTCATGG caaTCAAATCTATTTGACAACGGGGGAACTTTGGTGTTTGCTGTTTTCATGGGGATTTGGG TCACATTATTCCTGGAGCTCTGGAAGAGGCGTCAGGCCCGTCTGGCGTACGAGTGGGATCTGGTGGACTTTGAGGAGGAGCAACAACGACTGCAGATGCGGCCCGAGTACGAGAGCAAATGCACCAGCCGCAAGCTGAATCCCGTCACTCAG GAAACAGAGTTTGTTCTCGAGAGGACTGCAACTGACCTAGTGGGGAAATTATTTCTTTGCTGGGTCACCGTGTTATTCTGG ATCTCTCTGACTATTTCATGCATCATTGGTGTGATCGCCTACCGCCTGGCGGTATACGCCGCCTTCGCCAGCTTCATGAAGGAAAACGCTCACCTGAACAAGATGGGCTCGGCTATCACCCCGCAGCTGGCCACGTCTGTCACGGGCTCCTGCATCAACTTTGTCACCATCGTCATCCTAAACGTCATGTATGAACGAGTGGCTATTTGGATAACTGAGCTCG AAATTCCCAAGACCCACGTGGAATATGAAAACAAGCTGACAGTCAAGATGTTCCTTTTCCAATTTGTCAACTATTATTCCTCCTGCTTCTACGTGGCTTTCTTTAAGGGCAAATTCATCGGCTATCCTGGAGGTTATTCATACATGTTTGGCCAGACGACCAAACTCAGGAACGAAGAG TGTGACCCCGGCGGCTGTTTGATTGAGTTAACTACCCAGCTGGTTATCGTGATGACTGGTAGGCAAGTGTGGGGCAACATCCAGGAGTCTCTGGTCCC GTGGTTAATGAACTGGTGGCGCGGCAGAAAAAATCGTTGCCAACCGGAGAGTCTGTACACCCGCTGGGAGCAAGACTACAACTTGCTGATGTTTGGGCAGCTGGAACTCTTCTACGAGTATCTGGAAATGG TGATCCAGTTTGGTTTCATCACTCTGTTTGTGGCCTCCTTCCCATTGGCTCCCCTGCTGGCACTCTTCAACAACATCATTGAGGTTCGAGTCGATGCCTGGAAACTCACCACTCAGTTCAGACGTCCTGTGGCATCCAAAACTCACAGCATCGGCGCCTGGGAGGAAATCCTGAGTGGGGTCGCTATCCTTTCTGTTGTTACCAAT GCATTCATTGTGGCCTACACGTCTGAAATGATCCCCCGACTGGTGTATATGTATGCTTACGAGCCAGGATTTACGATGAAAGGCTACATCAACAACAGCCTGTCTGTGTTCAAAATTGAAGACATGCCACTGGACAGCAGGCCAGAAGACGACGAGATTCCGCCCTGGTTTAACAGCTCCATTACAacctgcag GTACCCTGACTACCGCTACCCTCCTGGCCATGTGGATCAGTACACCCTCACATTGCAGTATTGGCATATTTTTGCTGCCAAGCTGCTCTTCATTATCGTCATGGAG CACGtcgttttttttgtcaagttcTTTTTGGCTTGGATGATTCCTGACGTTCCGGCCGACGTGAAGGATCGCATAAAGAGAGAGCGCTACCTGGTCCAAGAGTACTTGCACAAGTACGAAGTGGAGAAGCTGGCGAACCGAATCGGCGCAAACCTGGACGATTGTACCTGTGATGAAATGGATGATTCAGCTTTGCCTAGGCATCAGGGATTTTCTGAGAATCATTATCACAGAGAAGATGGTTCTCATTCAGCAAAACGTTATGGCGGCGATgtgtag